CGGCATCGGTGTGGCCCTGATCCTCGGCATCGGGATGCGGATCGCCGCTGCGGCCGGCGCGCTGCTGCTGGTCCTGATGTGGACCGCCGTCCTGCCCCCCGAGAACAACCCCTTCATGGACGACCACCTGATCTACGCCGCGGTGCTCGCCGGCCTCGCCCTGGTGGGCGCGGAGAACACCTTCGGCCTCGGTCGGGCCTGGGGCAACCTCCCGATCGTCCGGAAGTACGGCTGGCTCAAGTGACCCGACGGGTCCCGGAGGGGGCGCCACCACCCGGTGGCGCCCCCTCCGGCGTCTGCGGACCGCCCCGGGCGGTCCGCGTTCCGCCGTCTCCGGGGTGTGGCCGGCATCGGCGAGACGCGATCGGGCAGGATCGACCTCGACCGGACGATGGACGGCCGTGGCCGCGCGCAGACGGGCCACCGCCACTACGGCAGGAGAGCAGCAGATGACCATGCCCCAGGCAGGCAAGCCCGAGGTCGGCCCGATCGAGGGCGCGCCCCCGGCCGAGCTCGTCATCGAGGACATCACCGTGGGCGAGGGCCCCGAGGCCCGGCCGGGTCAGCTGGCCGAGGTCCACTACGTCGGGGTCTCCCACTCCACCGGCCGGGAGTTCGACGCCTCGTGGAACCGGGGCGAGAGCTTCGAGTTCCCGCTCGGCGGCGGTCAGGTCATCGCCGGCTGGGACCAGGGCGTGGTCGGCATGAAGGTCGGCGGTCGGCGCCGGCTGACCATCCCGCCGCACCTGGGCTACGGCGCGCGCGGCGCCGGCGGCGTGATCAAGCCGAACGAGACCCTGGTCTTCGTCGTCGACCTGGTCGGCGTCCGCTGACCGACCGCGGGGTCGCCGGTCCGGCCGGCGGCCCCGCGCACCAGCACACCGGGCGGTCGGCCGGGCTCCGCCGGTCAGGCGCAGGCGGCCAGCTCGCTGCGCCGGCAGGGCACGGCCGGCGTCGTCGTCACCACCGGGATCACCCGGTGCACACCGGTGACG
This genomic interval from Micromonospora coxensis contains the following:
- a CDS encoding FKBP-type peptidyl-prolyl cis-trans isomerase is translated as MPQAGKPEVGPIEGAPPAELVIEDITVGEGPEARPGQLAEVHYVGVSHSTGREFDASWNRGESFEFPLGGGQVIAGWDQGVVGMKVGGRRRLTIPPHLGYGARGAGGVIKPNETLVFVVDLVGVR